A stretch of Methanosphaerula palustris E1-9c DNA encodes these proteins:
- a CDS encoding aldolase has protein sequence MLDQEFERIGKRLFSEGLVGGNFGNMSVKDGGSFHITQTGSYLDEPGSPIKVPIIGQVPPKASSEYRVHRAIYLETQHTAIVHAHPAHAVALSLLIDEIVPEDSEGQMLCPTIRVVSAPPGSKELAHEVGSALQLRNVVIARGHGTFAAASSLNEAYLFTSLAEHACRVLFLKEQYLRDRG, from the coding sequence ATGCTGGATCAGGAATTTGAACGGATAGGAAAGCGGCTCTTCTCTGAAGGGCTGGTCGGTGGGAACTTTGGAAACATGTCGGTCAAGGACGGTGGGTCGTTCCATATCACCCAGACCGGCAGTTATCTCGATGAACCAGGGTCTCCGATCAAGGTGCCGATCATCGGGCAGGTGCCGCCGAAGGCATCGAGCGAGTACAGGGTTCATCGCGCGATCTATCTGGAGACCCAGCATACCGCCATCGTTCATGCCCATCCAGCCCATGCGGTCGCACTCTCGTTGTTGATCGACGAGATCGTCCCGGAGGACAGTGAGGGGCAGATGCTCTGCCCGACGATCCGCGTGGTCAGCGCACCACCGGGGTCCAAGGAACTGGCTCATGAGGTCGGGTCTGCGCTGCAGCTTCGAAACGTGGTGATCGCCAGGGGGCACGGGACGTTCGCTGCGGCCTCGTCTCTGAATGAGGCATACCTCTTCACTTCGCTCGCCGAGCATGCCTGCAGGGTGCTATTCCTCAAGGAACAGTACCTCAGGGATCGGGGGTGA
- a CDS encoding MTAP family purine nucleoside phosphorylase codes for MLGIIGGTSLLFCDLPPLKKEIIATPYGSAEVHTGEVPLLLRHQFQRPPHRINYQANLAALAILGVDQVVLVGSAGSLKRSIPPDSIVVPDDYLSVAPVPTIHDHAIEHICPGFSRSMRRELVTCDDRMIEGGTYVQTCGPRIETRAEVQGLAAVGDLVGMTIASEATIAAELKIACAAVCTVDNYAQGLCAEEVTYEMILASAEANRVRTQALIQAIVTTMG; via the coding sequence ATGCTCGGTATCATCGGGGGGACGAGCCTCCTCTTCTGCGACCTGCCGCCGCTAAAAAAAGAGATCATTGCGACACCCTATGGTTCTGCTGAGGTGCACACTGGAGAGGTTCCCCTGTTGCTCCGCCACCAATTCCAGCGGCCGCCGCACCGGATCAATTACCAGGCCAATCTGGCCGCTCTGGCCATCCTCGGGGTCGACCAGGTGGTTCTGGTCGGATCGGCAGGGTCGTTGAAGCGTTCCATCCCGCCGGACTCGATTGTGGTCCCCGACGACTATCTGAGTGTGGCCCCGGTTCCGACGATCCATGACCATGCGATCGAGCATATCTGTCCTGGCTTTTCGCGTTCGATGCGACGGGAACTGGTCACCTGTGATGACAGGATGATCGAGGGGGGAACCTATGTGCAGACCTGCGGTCCGCGGATCGAGACCCGGGCTGAGGTGCAGGGTCTGGCGGCTGTCGGGGATCTGGTCGGGATGACCATCGCCTCGGAGGCGACGATCGCTGCGGAGCTCAAGATCGCCTGTGCTGCGGTCTGCACCGTCGACAACTATGCGCAGGGGCTCTGTGCCGAGGAGGTCACCTACGAGATGATCCTCGCCTCTGCAGAGGCGAACCGGGTCCGGACCCAGGCGCTGATTCAGGCGATTGTAACGACAATGGGATGA
- a CDS encoding amidohydrolase family protein produces MVDRMGREKACLITGTCIEGRPVEILIDETGTIAAIDEKISGSERSNAEVIIDGSGTLAMHTLANTHTHAAMSLLRGYADDMILQDWLGQKIWPLEACLTGEDVYWGTRLACIEMIRSGTTAFNDMYFFMEEAARAVDHAGIKAQLCYGFIDLNDHDKREHEIRATEALVTSIKGMQNPRIKPAVGPHAVYTVSPEGLAWLAAYSASEQIGIHVHLSETEQEVLDAQKNSGKRPPAILDQAGCLTDRTIAAHCCWLDQADCRLLAERGTTVSHNPASNMKLSVNRAMPYPWLVEAGVPVTLGTDGCASNNNLDLFEEMKIAALLQKFAQNNPTCLPAEEALSMATVTGTRALGFGSGLLVVGEPADIMLIDRMVPCNTPLHHQTSNMVYACNGGAVKTVLCNGRVVMQDGVIPGEEEVLNNASRAAADLVRRAADQAE; encoded by the coding sequence ATGGTTGATAGAATGGGAAGAGAGAAAGCGTGCCTGATCACAGGCACCTGTATTGAAGGACGGCCTGTTGAGATTCTGATCGATGAGACCGGGACGATTGCTGCGATCGATGAGAAGATCAGCGGGTCGGAGCGCTCGAATGCCGAGGTGATCATCGATGGGTCTGGGACCCTCGCGATGCATACGCTCGCGAACACGCACACCCATGCCGCGATGTCCCTGCTTCGAGGGTACGCCGACGATATGATCCTGCAGGACTGGCTCGGGCAGAAGATCTGGCCCCTCGAAGCCTGCCTGACCGGGGAGGACGTGTATTGGGGAACCCGACTCGCCTGCATCGAGATGATCCGGAGCGGGACCACGGCCTTCAATGATATGTACTTCTTCATGGAGGAGGCGGCCCGTGCCGTCGATCATGCCGGGATCAAGGCCCAGCTCTGCTATGGGTTCATCGACCTGAACGATCACGACAAGCGGGAGCATGAGATCAGAGCGACCGAGGCGCTGGTCACCTCGATCAAAGGAATGCAGAACCCGCGGATCAAACCGGCCGTCGGGCCGCATGCTGTCTACACGGTCTCACCGGAAGGACTTGCATGGCTGGCCGCCTACAGTGCGTCGGAACAGATCGGGATCCATGTCCACCTGTCAGAGACCGAGCAGGAGGTTCTCGATGCGCAGAAGAACAGTGGAAAGCGGCCGCCGGCGATTCTCGACCAGGCCGGGTGCCTGACCGACCGGACGATCGCAGCCCACTGCTGCTGGCTCGACCAGGCGGACTGCCGGCTGCTTGCAGAGCGGGGGACAACGGTCTCGCATAACCCGGCCAGTAATATGAAACTGTCTGTGAACAGGGCAATGCCCTATCCCTGGCTCGTTGAGGCCGGGGTTCCGGTCACCCTCGGCACCGACGGTTGTGCCTCCAACAACAACCTGGACCTCTTTGAGGAGATGAAGATCGCGGCCCTGCTTCAGAAGTTCGCCCAGAACAACCCGACCTGCCTGCCGGCAGAAGAGGCGCTCTCCATGGCCACTGTAACTGGAACCCGGGCTCTCGGGTTCGGGAGCGGCCTTCTTGTAGTCGGGGAGCCGGCGGATATCATGCTCATCGACAGAATGGTCCCCTGCAACACGCCCCTCCACCACCAGACCTCGAACATGGTCTATGCCTGCAATGGCGGGGCCGTGAAGACGGTCCTCTGCAATGGGCGGGTGGTGATGCAGGATGGGGTGATCCCTGGCGAAGAAGAGGTGCTCAACAACGCCTCACGAGCAGCAGCAGACCTGGTCAGGCGGGCTGCCGATCAGGCTGAGTGA
- a CDS encoding polysaccharide deacetylase family protein: MSGSNRTQGKRSNPDQKRRKGALVISLDFELLWGVRDKRSVETYGENLRGVRRVVPGLLNLFDIYGIHATWATVGLLFCRDRDEMMAGLPSAQMQPQYDDMNLSPYPTIDEVGADEAEDPYHYAPSLIQEILAHPNQTIGSHTFSHYYCLEKGQTAASFEADCEAFSRVAAVYGLKPTSIVLPRNQFNREYVGVCKQYGITAVRGNMDHWLYREKTEEEETTLRRALRYGDAFISLSGPRVFPLAAIDPVVPVTIPATRFLYPHKSFTAAFDWLRLLRIRNEMTYAAKFGFVYHLWWHPHNFGKDYEVNAAFFEKILQHYHALHERYGMESLSIEEVAERVIERKI; this comes from the coding sequence ATGAGCGGGAGTAACCGGACGCAGGGAAAGAGGTCGAACCCTGATCAAAAGAGACGGAAGGGAGCGCTGGTCATCTCCCTGGACTTTGAACTGCTCTGGGGGGTGCGGGACAAGCGGAGCGTTGAGACCTACGGAGAGAACCTCCGCGGGGTGCGGCGGGTCGTACCAGGTCTTCTCAACCTCTTCGACATCTACGGGATCCATGCCACCTGGGCCACAGTCGGGCTGCTCTTCTGCAGAGATCGGGACGAGATGATGGCCGGCCTTCCATCGGCCCAGATGCAGCCGCAGTACGATGACATGAACCTCTCGCCGTACCCGACGATCGATGAGGTCGGAGCCGACGAGGCGGAGGATCCCTATCACTATGCTCCGTCGCTGATCCAGGAGATCCTTGCTCATCCCAACCAGACGATTGGGTCGCATACTTTCTCGCACTACTACTGCCTTGAGAAGGGTCAGACCGCCGCCTCGTTCGAGGCCGACTGCGAGGCCTTCTCCAGGGTCGCAGCGGTTTACGGGTTGAAACCGACCTCGATCGTTCTCCCGCGAAACCAGTTCAACAGGGAGTATGTCGGGGTCTGTAAACAGTATGGGATCACCGCGGTCAGGGGGAACATGGACCACTGGCTGTACCGGGAGAAGACCGAAGAGGAGGAGACGACCCTGCGGCGGGCCCTGCGCTATGGAGACGCCTTCATCAGCCTCTCCGGCCCCCGGGTCTTCCCGCTGGCTGCCATCGATCCGGTGGTGCCGGTCACTATCCCGGCGACCCGGTTCCTGTATCCCCACAAATCCTTCACGGCGGCCTTTGACTGGCTGCGGCTGCTTCGGATCAGGAACGAGATGACCTATGCCGCGAAGTTCGGGTTCGTCTATCACCTCTGGTGGCACCCGCACAACTTCGGGAAGGACTACGAGGTGAACGCCGCCTTCTTTGAGAAGATCCTGCAGCATTACCATGCCCTCCATGAGCGGTACGGCATGGAGAGCCTCTCCATCGAGGAGGTGGCTGAGCGGGTGATCGAGAGGAAGATCTGA
- a CDS encoding cation:proton antiporter gives MQTDIVPLLLGLVIFLASLISIRLGFSVAIIEILLGAVSGNLNLIHTEPWMTYIATLGGIILTFLAGTEIDTDLMRANFKGSFLIGLFSFVVPFLGVGTYTYFVVGWSLSASMIAGTALSTTSLAVVYSVLVETGLCKTEIGKLIMAATFFTDMGTAIALSVLFIRPTVYTAAFIGVSALVIALATRYSHLLFDNPRIRAAVVEPEVKFVFLLLLIFIYFAGIGDGQAVLPTFLLGLFMGRSLVDRGIALRLRTIAYAVITPIFFIVGGMNVSIAQITGAIGLFVALLVIKIAMKFAGVYLLARKYIPGGSMYTTLLMSTGLTFGTIASVFGLSMGYIDAGQYSLLIGVVIASAVIPTFIAQKWFAPVHSEDVTVGRHTLRAGHQE, from the coding sequence ATGCAAACAGACATTGTTCCCCTACTGTTGGGGCTCGTGATCTTTCTCGCAAGCCTCATCTCGATCCGCCTCGGCTTCTCGGTTGCAATCATCGAGATCCTGCTCGGGGCCGTCTCCGGCAACCTGAATCTGATCCATACAGAACCCTGGATGACCTATATCGCGACCCTTGGCGGTATCATCCTGACCTTCCTGGCTGGCACCGAGATCGACACCGACCTGATGAGGGCCAACTTTAAAGGAAGTTTTCTGATCGGTCTCTTCTCGTTTGTAGTTCCATTCCTCGGCGTCGGAACCTACACCTACTTCGTCGTCGGCTGGAGTCTCTCCGCCTCGATGATCGCCGGCACGGCCCTCTCGACAACGTCGCTGGCCGTGGTCTATTCGGTGCTGGTCGAGACCGGCCTCTGCAAAACAGAGATCGGCAAACTGATCATGGCCGCGACCTTCTTCACCGACATGGGCACGGCCATCGCATTGAGCGTCCTCTTCATACGTCCGACCGTGTACACCGCGGCCTTCATCGGCGTCTCAGCTCTGGTGATCGCCCTGGCAACCAGATACTCACATCTGCTCTTCGATAATCCCCGTATCAGGGCGGCCGTCGTCGAACCTGAAGTGAAGTTTGTCTTCCTCCTCCTGCTGATCTTCATCTACTTCGCAGGCATCGGAGACGGCCAGGCGGTGCTCCCGACATTCCTGCTCGGCCTCTTCATGGGACGATCGCTGGTCGACCGCGGGATCGCGCTGCGACTGCGGACGATCGCCTATGCCGTGATCACCCCGATCTTCTTTATCGTCGGGGGAATGAACGTCTCGATCGCACAGATCACAGGAGCGATCGGACTCTTCGTTGCGTTGCTGGTGATCAAGATCGCGATGAAGTTCGCCGGCGTCTATCTGCTCGCCCGGAAGTACATCCCTGGCGGCAGCATGTATACGACGCTGCTGATGTCGACAGGGCTGACCTTCGGAACGATCGCCAGCGTCTTCGGTCTCTCGATGGGGTACATCGATGCAGGGCAGTACTCGCTGTTGATCGGTGTGGTGATCGCCAGTGCGGTGATCCCGACCTTCATCGCCCAGAAATGGTTCGCCCCGGTCCATTCGGAGGATGTGACGGTAGGCCGTCATACCCTCCGCGCCGGGCATCAGGAGTAA